GATATTCACGTACGATGGCACGGATTTCAGCATCGGAAGGACCCGACTTGGGAGTTACTCCATAAATTCCCAGATTTTCCGGTTTTTCTTCCTTGTTGGATTGCTCCTGCACGATTCCAGCTGAAACAAGCGCACGATACCGGCACATCGTGTTCACCTGTTCCGCGGTATCGGCGAGCGCCTGCAGATCGTTGGCGCTGATGGAGAATCGCGGCGTGGCCAGCAATCGCATAAGCGCCGCACTGTCGGTATGATCGCTGACGACGCGTAGCAAAGCGAACACGTCCTGCACCGCCGGGCGTTCCAGCAACGCCGACCGCCCCACTACCAGCGTGGTCAGGCCTGCGCGTTCGAGCGCTTCCGCGAATTGCGACATGATTCCTTTGGAACGGAACAGCACCGCCACGTGCGGACGATTGTCTTTCATGCCATTGTCGAGGTCGCGCGAGGAAGGCGTGTGCAGGGCGATCGCATGTTTGGCGAAGCGCACGACCGCGTCGACCTCCTGCCCGAACGTGTCGAACGCAAGCACGCCCACCGTTCCTTCGGGGGCTTCGTCGGTATTGACGAGCGCCGGAACGTCGACTTCGCGCATCAGCGAGCTGCTGAGGCGTCTGGCAGGCAAGCGGAGCGGTTTGGTGAGATTGTTCGCCGCTTCGAGCACCATGCGTGAGTTGCGCCGCGTCACGGTCAATGCGAATGGCCTGCTGGTGGCGTCCATGCCGAAATCGTGTTGCAGCATGCGGAATGCGCCAGGACTCGCCCCTCGCCATGCGTAGATCGATTGGAAGGGGTCGCCGACCGCGCTGACCGCGCTGCGATGCGTGTCGTCAGCGTGGAACAGCGCGCTCAGCAGTGCCGCCTGCGTGGTGGACGTGTCTTGGTATTCGTCGAGGAGCACATGCGAATAGCGTTTGCGGTAGGCCGCTCCGATGGACGGGAATCGGGAGACAAGCTGGAATGCCGCGATGGTGAAATCGCTGAATTCCGCCATATTGCAGGCGCGTTTTTCGGCATGATAGTCAAGCACAAGATCGAGCAGCAGGTCGCGTTGCTTGGCGACGAATGCGAGTTGCGCGCTGTTGAACACGCACATGTCGTGCCCGAGTTCGCGGTATTTCTCCAGTTTCTTTTCGTAGTCCGCGTCGGAATCCTTTTTCAGTCGTTTCGGCAGCTTTGGCGATTTCGGCTCTTCCGTTGGCACGGTTTCGCCGTCAAGCGCCTTGGCGATCTGTTCGACGAACGCCTCATCCCAGTCGCGCACGCGTTGCACGGCTTCGTCGAAGCTGGTGCAGTCGCCGCCGATCATGGCGCCGGAAATGGCGTTGGACAGGGCGAACACGTTGCCCGCTATGGTGTTGAACGATTTCAGATCGCCGTCGAACGCCATAAGATCATCCATATGCCTGTCAAGCACGGTGTGGATGAGCTGCATGGCACCTGCTTCGCTCAATGGCTGCGTGTTCTGGTCAAAGCCGACAAGCAGTCCATATTGGCGCACGATGGATTGGAAGAAAGCGTCGTACGTGGAGACTTCCGGTTTGAGGAACGTCATGTTCGCTGATTTCAGGCCGCGTTCGCGCTGGTCGCGAGTCACGGCCGCAGACACTCGAGACAATAGTTCCGAGGCCGCTTTGCGCGTGAAGGTCAGTCCGAGGATCTTTTCGGGGCTCACCCCCTGTTCGATCAGCGTGATGATGCGTCTGGTCATCGTGTAGGTTTTGCCGGATCCAGCGCCGGCCACCACCACCACATCCGCATACGAGGGCGCTTGGACGACGGCAGCCTGCTCAGGACTGTCGGTGAACTTCATGGTTCCGCTCATGCCGTTCTCCTTTCGAATACGGTGTTCTGTTCGCCCGCACAGGCCGGGCAGATCGTAGTGTTTCTGCAGTATCTCACATGTTCCGTCGTCGGTCTTGCGGTGATTTCGTTCGCCCTGCTGGCCGCGGCCGCATAGAAGACCCTCGCGATCATGGTGAGGGACCATACCGCCATCGTGCCGCGTAAGCCAAGGAACTCATTCCAATGCTCGTCGCTCACTTCCAACGGAGGAAGCATGTCATCGAGTCCGTCGTGGAAATCCTTGTCGAGTTTTTTGACGTAATAGCGCGGTATGAATTCGCCGGTATTGAGACTTCCATTGGCGAACAGCGCCTGCTGCATATGCGATTCGGCGGCGGTGTCGCCATACGGCGCAGGGTATGCGTGCTTGGCTACATGGAATAGCGCGCTTTGCGTGATGTTCGGCGCGTTCGCCACCGCCTGCGCCCCGCGCATGCCGCTTTCCTCGGGGAATACGAGTCCCAGCTGATAGCAGACGAGCTGCAGATCGTTGAACAGGCCTTCGCCGGTCGGACTGACACCGGTTTTGTAGTCGATCAGACGCACCTGCTGCGTGCCATCCGCCATTTCACGCCGTTCCAAACGGTCGATCCTGCCGGTCAAACGCACGGTGAGATACTCGCTCATGCCGGTTTCCGGCCATCCTCCGACCAACGCTCCCATAATGGCGATCAATTCGTTCCGTGAAATCGCGTGAACGCCGTCCATCGCATTGTAGGCGTCGAGAATATCGTCGAAATCGAATTTTGCGGTAAATTTCAGCTCAGGTTCGGCTTTCGTAAGTTTTCCAACGCTGAATGCATCATTATTTTTAATCGGATAATCACCATGATTCGATTGCACGAAATACGTGGCGATGTTACGCAACGCCTCCTGCGCCTGCTCATCTTTCTTCAACGCCTGATACCGTTGCGCGGGATCGGCAATGGCGTTGAAATCGCCGCATAGACGCTTGTATTCGGCATACATCCATTCGGTGATCGCATTGATATTGTCCACGTCGCTGATGGCGGTATGGTGTTCCGGCATATCAAGTCCGGCTTCGGTGGCCTGTTGCGCCACCTTGTGGATCAGCGAGCCGAAACTCGTGGCGACGCTGCCCATGCGCGGGCCGGAGAAGCGGTTTTCCAACATCCAACACACCGGGCACGCCCACAGATTGTCTACCGCAGAAGGAGACAAAGTCACCACGTCGGATCGCCGCGATTTACCGTTTCGGCCCGACGTCGAGCTTTCCGACGTGTCGCTCATGCCCGTCCGCATGACGGCCGCGATCTTCCGCATGGTGGCCTCGACCGTCTCCCCCATAAACGGCCAACGGTCAGGGTCGGCCGCCGTAACACCATGCGAAGCCAGCAATGCCAACGCTTCCGCGGCATCACGCGCCTTCGGGCTGTCCTCAGGTTCCGACGCAAGCACGCTTCGGGCGGCCGCGACCAGACCACGGGGATCGGTTTCCAGCCCCGCGTAATCGCCTTGGCCGCCGACCGACGCATATTCTCGCCGTTCCATATCGGCGTCGCGATCGCGGTCGAAGCACTCCGGCATATATCCGTATAGAAAATCCGAAGGCACATTGTCGTCATTCAGCACGGCGCTCACCACCACACGCTCGCTGGCACGGGTCAACGCCACCAACAGGCTCTTCTGCTCGGAGGCGAGCACCGACGCCAGTTGCGCGTCCTGCCTGCCCGCCGGAGTGACGATCGTGTCGGACAATACGCCGTGCAGCATCACATCGGCCAGTTCCTCACCGCCGAACAACGTGTTGCGTGGTGTGAGATTCGGCCACTGCCCCTGCTGCAAAGCCGGCAGAAAAACCAGATTCCAGCGCTTTCCCGCCGCTCCTGCGGGAGTCGTCAGGGTCACCGCCTGATCAATGGGCGCGGTATGCGCCAGCGAATCCGCCTCAATGGTCAGCAAACGCACCTGTTCGATGAACGCCTCGATGGTGTGTACCGCGAATTCCCCGCTTGACTCGCCGCCTGAAGCATAGTTGAACAAACGCATCGCCGCGTCAAGCCGATCATTCGCGGCACGGCCGGCAGCCGAATGCTCCAGCGCCACACGCTGCCAGACTTCCGCCTTGCCGCAGGCCCTCCATGCGCAATCCAACACATATTGCGGTTCACGCGAAACCAGTTTGGCTTCCGACTCGCATGTTTTGTCAAGAACCTTCCACAATGATGCGAACGCCTTGATCTGCGGATCCGCGCCCAGCACGGAGGCGATCGCATCGACCACGCGATCGGTATTGCCCTCCATAAGAAGCACGTACAGCGCTTCCATACTCAGCGCGAAATCGCCTTCATGCTCGTCTTCATGCTCACTATCATGCTCGCCATCGGCGCGAATCGCATGATAGTCCGTCATATAATCGCGCCAGTCTTCCATCAAACGAGGGAGCAACGCCTGTTGTTCGACGGCAGCGTCCGCCGCATCCTCATCATCTTCGAAATCATCTTCAAAGTAATCTTCGAAATCATCTTCGTCGTATTCTTCGGCAGCATCCTCATCATGGTTCGCAGCCTTGCTTTCCACAATCGAAGCGAGCGAAACCAACGCGTTCATCGCGGATTCGATGGATGCGAGACGGGCCGGACGCCCCTCATGCCGTTGATCACCACCGACCGTAATCAGCGGAGATCCCATAATCAGCGCCACGCGCGAACGAATATAGGATCCGGCGGTCTGCAGGTCCATGGTCGAAGCCGCGATCGTCTGGTTTTTCAATTCGG
This window of the Bifidobacterium pseudocatenulatum DSM 20438 = JCM 1200 = LMG 10505 genome carries:
- a CDS encoding PD-(D/E)XK nuclease family protein, with product MMNLEDLDRVTLVAGAPSSGKTEFALGMLVAAMRRYGDGNAVMTVSGRQIADALGDRAIRELSAVSQARPVTTLPAVAFRLLTAVRSSQGEPLPKLLNGAEQDVIIRKVLASHVEHRQHGDDCATCDLLRTYFAVSEWSGLVADDSTDAFANQLRDMLARMNEIGAKPQFEDMLIARAASRDGMLDERRERLRTQWRLAFALREEYNEAIRSSYPGEYRLDASQLMIDATEAVSGIQEADIANMLIVDDFQDTTLAGFALLEALHERGVRLLLVGNPDEAVQTFRGSYPEYLFNQAQTRMGARLERIEGLQTAHEGDTAQTVSNQQGVHGDYRTLVATRVSLSIASTESTDVPLPDRPGKMSDMPGAMPIETLPADDTGARVTPADGSVETALYRSSSEELDDVVWKIKTEHLQRSRVWNDMAVIAHDNATVRAFGERLRADGVPVRYSSVTRPLKDEPFVQGLFALIELAELKNQTIAASTMDLQTAGSYIRSRVALIMGSPLITVGGDQRHEGRPARLASIESAMNALVSLASIVESKAANHDEDAAEEYDEDDFEDYFEDDFEDDEDAADAAVEQQALLPRLMEDWRDYMTDYHAIRADGEHDSEHEDEHEGDFALSMEALYVLLMEGNTDRVVDAIASVLGADPQIKAFASLWKVLDKTCESEAKLVSREPQYVLDCAWRACGKAEVWQRVALEHSAAGRAANDRLDAAMRLFNYASGGESSGEFAVHTIEAFIEQVRLLTIEADSLAHTAPIDQAVTLTTPAGAAGKRWNLVFLPALQQGQWPNLTPRNTLFGGEELADVMLHGVLSDTIVTPAGRQDAQLASVLASEQKSLLVALTRASERVVVSAVLNDDNVPSDFLYGYMPECFDRDRDADMERREYASVGGQGDYAGLETDPRGLVAAARSVLASEPEDSPKARDAAEALALLASHGVTAADPDRWPFMGETVEATMRKIAAVMRTGMSDTSESSTSGRNGKSRRSDVVTLSPSAVDNLWACPVCWMLENRFSGPRMGSVATSFGSLIHKVAQQATEAGLDMPEHHTAISDVDNINAITEWMYAEYKRLCGDFNAIADPAQRYQALKKDEQAQEALRNIATYFVQSNHGDYPIKNNDAFSVGKLTKAEPELKFTAKFDFDDILDAYNAMDGVHAISRNELIAIMGALVGGWPETGMSEYLTVRLTGRIDRLERREMADGTQQVRLIDYKTGVSPTGEGLFNDLQLVCYQLGLVFPEESGMRGAQAVANAPNITQSALFHVAKHAYPAPYGDTAAESHMQQALFANGSLNTGEFIPRYYVKKLDKDFHDGLDDMLPPLEVSDEHWNEFLGLRGTMAVWSLTMIARVFYAAAASRANEITARPTTEHVRYCRNTTICPACAGEQNTVFERRTA